The Rhodanobacteraceae bacterium genome window below encodes:
- a CDS encoding glycine zipper 2TM domain-containing protein: MIAVLGLPAIAGAQPRDRLPPQGYPGDENVRLVYADVLRVDPIYDVVRINEPREECYDAEVTRSSGRYENTTTGTIVGALVGGALGNQVGKGDGRKAATIAGAVIGAGVGREVDANDNPSRSRRGVETRCRVVESGYDERRIVGYDVEYRYRGEVFFSRLGYDPGEKLRVRVSVEPADP; encoded by the coding sequence ATGATTGCAGTTCTGGGTCTGCCGGCCATCGCTGGCGCTCAACCGCGGGACCGCCTGCCACCGCAGGGATATCCAGGGGACGAAAATGTGCGTCTGGTCTATGCCGACGTGCTGCGTGTGGATCCGATCTACGATGTCGTCCGCATCAATGAGCCGCGCGAAGAGTGCTACGACGCGGAAGTGACGCGCTCCAGCGGTCGTTATGAGAACACCACTACCGGTACCATCGTCGGTGCACTGGTTGGCGGCGCGCTCGGTAATCAGGTTGGCAAGGGTGATGGCCGCAAGGCTGCCACCATCGCCGGGGCCGTCATCGGCGCAGGCGTGGGCCGCGAAGTCGACGCCAACGACAACCCCTCGCGCAGCCGTCGCGGCGTGGAAACCCGCTGTCGGGTGGTCGAGAGCGGTTATGACGAGCGCCGCATCGTGGGTTACGACGTCGAGTACCGCTATCGCGGCGAAGTGTTCTTCTCCAGGCTGGGTTATGACCCGGGCGAGAAGCTGCGAGTGCGCGTGTCGGTCGAGCCGGCTGATCCCTAG
- a CDS encoding formimidoylglutamate deiminase — protein sequence MIHGHCDHALLPNGWHANVSLRADASGRWAEVVPDTPRADLPSLGRFVLPGMPNLHSHAFQRAMAGRAERYSRPDDSFWSWRETMYQHAGGMNPERLRIIARWLYTEMLEQGYTRVCEFHYVHHQADGKAYQPETAMADALVAAAGEVGIGLTLLPTLYQRGGFADQPLSPRQWRFQHATETFMRLCEALAVAHEGGGVRVGAAIHSLRAVAPPTLTELLADDFWHDRPLHIHIAEQRQEVEDCLQRHARRPIELLFDTLAVDQRFCLVHATHALPHERALMASSGAVVGICTTTEANLGDGLFELADLRARGGAWGIGSDSHIGLDPREELRWLEYQARLATGRRTVLANAGAADVGVNLWNEAVQGGSQAAGSGSGGLQVGADADWLVLDAEDATLAGCTVDQVMGSWMFGPARRPIATVGVRGREYVQAGRHRQRERFESEYRELMQAGAGLA from the coding sequence ATGATCCACGGTCACTGCGACCACGCATTGTTGCCGAACGGCTGGCACGCCAATGTCTCACTCAGGGCCGATGCCAGCGGTCGCTGGGCCGAGGTGGTTCCAGACACGCCGCGTGCTGACTTGCCCTCGCTGGGGCGTTTTGTGCTGCCGGGCATGCCCAATCTGCATTCCCATGCCTTCCAGCGCGCCATGGCTGGCCGGGCTGAGCGCTATTCCCGGCCCGACGACAGTTTCTGGAGCTGGCGCGAGACCATGTATCAGCATGCCGGGGGCATGAATCCGGAGCGTCTGCGGATCATCGCCCGATGGCTGTACACGGAAATGCTCGAACAGGGCTACACGCGGGTCTGTGAGTTCCACTATGTCCATCATCAGGCCGACGGCAAGGCCTACCAGCCGGAAACAGCCATGGCCGACGCCTTGGTGGCTGCGGCCGGCGAGGTCGGAATCGGTTTGACCCTGTTGCCGACCCTGTATCAGCGTGGCGGTTTCGCAGATCAGCCCTTGTCCCCACGCCAATGGCGCTTCCAGCACGCTACAGAGACATTCATGCGCTTGTGCGAAGCGCTGGCCGTGGCCCACGAAGGCGGGGGCGTCCGAGTTGGCGCGGCCATACACTCATTGCGGGCCGTGGCTCCGCCGACGTTGACAGAATTGCTGGCGGACGATTTCTGGCATGACCGCCCCCTGCACATACACATCGCCGAGCAGCGCCAGGAGGTCGAGGACTGCCTGCAGCGGCACGCTCGCCGCCCGATCGAGCTTCTCTTTGACACGCTGGCGGTGGACCAGCGCTTCTGTCTGGTCCACGCCACCCATGCGCTGCCCCACGAACGCGCCTTGATGGCCAGTTCGGGCGCGGTGGTGGGCATCTGCACCACCACCGAAGCCAATCTCGGCGATGGACTGTTCGAGCTGGCCGATCTACGTGCCCGAGGTGGCGCCTGGGGCATAGGCTCGGACAGTCATATCGGTCTCGATCCGCGTGAGGAATTACGCTGGCTCGAATACCAGGCACGTCTGGCCACCGGCAGACGTACGGTTCTGGCAAATGCGGGCGCAGCAGACGTCGGCGTCAATCTGTGGAACGAGGCGGTGCAGGGTGGTTCCCAGGCCGCAGGGTCTGGAAGTGGTGGCCTGCAGGTCGGCGCAGACGCTGACTGGTTGGTGCTGGATGCCGAGGATGCGACCCTGGCCGGGTGCACGGTTGACCAGGTGATGGGCTCGTGGATGTTTGGCCCGGCTCGCCGTCCGATCGCCACAGTCGGTGTCCGCGGACGGGAATACGTGCAGGCCGGCCGCCATCGGCAGCGCGAACGCTTCGAATCCGAGTACCGGGAGCTGATGCAAGCTGGCGCTGGTCTTGCCTGA